The genomic window AGGGCCGGGCTCAGCTACCGGGACTTTACTCACCGGGCCTGGCCTATTCCGGCAGAGTTTCATCACAACCGCTATTGCTGCCTGATACACGGCGTGGGGCTGGCGGATGAATTCCCGGCGGTAGCCCATGCGGGGCAAGACTGGGACAGCAGCGGTTACGACGGCCTGTTCGAGGAGAACATGGTGGTCTGCGTTGAGAGTTATATAGGTGCCAAGGGCGGCGCTGAAGGTATCAAGCTGGAGCAGCAGGTACTGATTACCGCCAATGGCTGCGAGCCGCTGTCAGGTTATCCCTGGCAGGACGACTGGCTTCGTTAACATCTTGGATCAGAAACACTTTTTTTGGGATTCATCGCATTGACCGGTGAGTCCCTTTTTACGTTGCGGATACCTTAATCATGCCAATCAAGTTTTATCTGCAGGGCGCCTCCCTGGTGCTGCTGGCGGCGCTGGGCTTTAGCCTGCAGCCGTTGTTTGCCCGCGAGGTCTATGCAGACGGTGCCAATGCGCTGGGGCTGGTATGGTTGCGTTTTCTGGTGCCCAGCGTGCTGCTGTTAGTGTTTATTCCCGCTAAAACCCGGCGCCTGAGGCCGGGTGCTGGTGTGCTGGGTATGATCAACGGCATGGCATCGCTGTGCTATTTCATTGCCCTACAGCAGGTCACCGTGAGCCTGACCGTCATGTTGCTCAGCCTGTTCCCACTGCTGGTATTTCTGCAGGGCTGGGCACGGCGCCAGGAAAGCCTCACGGGGTCTCGCCTGCTGGCACTGGTCGGTGCCCTGGCGGGGGTGTATTTCACCCTGGATGGCGACTTCGCCGGTTCCTGGGGTGGCATCCTGTTTGGCCTGGGGGCGGCACTGTTTTACAGCGCCTATCTGGTGGGGGCGCCGCGCTGGATGCCCGTTGGTGATGCGCTGGGCTCCTCTGCCTGGACACTGATCGGGGCGGCGCTGGTGTTCTCGGTGCCGGCCATTCTGGGGTTTGCCGATATGCCGCAAACGATACGGGGCTGGAGTGCGGTGCTGGCGCTTGGCATTGTTTCGACCTTTATTCCCTTTCTGCTGCTGATCAAGGGCATTGGCATGCTCAGACGTCAGTTTGATGTGGCCATTTTTTCGACGCTGGAACCCGTGGCTTCGATCTTCTGGGCCTGGCTGATACTGCATGAAACCCTGAGTGAAAACAGCCTGCTGGGCGGAGTCATGGTGCTTGGAGCCGCCTTGCTGATGATCTGGTCACAGTCTCGATCTCAGCCTGCCTGTGTTTCCTGATGTGATCAAAACTCATTAGCCCCGGGCTAAAAAGTCGTTTGAAGCCCGGGGTCTATTTCCACACTATGCCTGCAGGAGAAGCTGAACGGCCCTGCAGGCTTTGGGCCTCAGTTCTCTCCATCTAAGAATAAAAGC from Marinobacterium aestuarii includes these protein-coding regions:
- a CDS encoding DMT family transporter; translated protein: MPIKFYLQGASLVLLAALGFSLQPLFAREVYADGANALGLVWLRFLVPSVLLLVFIPAKTRRLRPGAGVLGMINGMASLCYFIALQQVTVSLTVMLLSLFPLLVFLQGWARRQESLTGSRLLALVGALAGVYFTLDGDFAGSWGGILFGLGAALFYSAYLVGAPRWMPVGDALGSSAWTLIGAALVFSVPAILGFADMPQTIRGWSAVLALGIVSTFIPFLLLIKGIGMLRRQFDVAIFSTLEPVASIFWAWLILHETLSENSLLGGVMVLGAALLMIWSQSRSQPACVS